The proteins below come from a single Pandoraea apista genomic window:
- a CDS encoding alpha/beta hydrolase-fold protein: MTPTLQRRMTRAGLAAIVTLLGVAVTDARASAAVPDALHDACTGDLHSPKYRLGLVSPRLLSLNASLCAGGDTDAFWQEVAASGTPIVEAIPQGTVTGDESASLLAQPPGKVSLLTFLWRGHPRNVRILGAPSGDHDDMRQLGTSDVWYRSYVVPDTARLSYQLAPDVPDIEGPAMARRRAVVKTLQADPLNRHPFTVEGFDGRRSVKSSVTLPGAPPQPWIDRRANVPAGTVQATRFTSTALGNTRDIYIYRPAGYRADDTSQGLLVVFDAHAYVNTVPTPVILDNLIAEGRIPRTAALIVGVIDSSTRSKELPPSPAFARFLSNELMPWAKSQGISAPAARTVVAGSSYGGLASAWAAHEAPQWFGNVLSQSGSYWWSPSHGDAAARESGWLIRQYASGPRLPVKFYLESGLFEDRRGPTGIGTSGRHMRDVLRAKGYDVTYASTATGHDYLHWRGSLACGLMALIGTPGTLRDLHAAPTTPQSLASVCPMQ; this comes from the coding sequence ATGACACCTACCCTCCAACGTCGCATGACCCGCGCCGGGCTCGCAGCCATCGTCACACTGCTGGGCGTTGCCGTGACCGATGCCCGGGCATCTGCCGCCGTGCCCGATGCGTTGCACGACGCCTGTACCGGCGATCTGCACTCGCCGAAATACCGGCTCGGACTCGTCAGTCCGCGTCTGCTGTCATTGAATGCCTCGCTGTGCGCAGGTGGCGATACCGACGCCTTCTGGCAGGAAGTCGCCGCTTCGGGCACGCCCATAGTCGAAGCCATTCCGCAAGGCACCGTGACGGGCGATGAGTCGGCGTCGCTGCTGGCCCAACCGCCCGGCAAGGTCTCGCTGCTGACGTTCCTGTGGCGCGGGCATCCGCGCAACGTGCGTATTCTCGGCGCGCCGTCGGGCGACCACGACGATATGCGTCAACTGGGCACCAGCGATGTCTGGTACCGCAGCTATGTCGTGCCCGATACGGCGCGTCTGTCGTATCAACTCGCGCCAGACGTCCCCGATATTGAAGGCCCCGCGATGGCGCGTCGCCGTGCCGTGGTGAAGACCTTGCAGGCCGACCCGCTCAATCGTCACCCGTTCACCGTGGAAGGGTTCGATGGCAGGCGCAGCGTGAAGTCGTCGGTCACACTGCCCGGCGCACCGCCCCAACCGTGGATCGACCGACGCGCAAATGTGCCGGCCGGCACGGTGCAGGCGACACGATTCACCAGTACTGCCCTCGGTAACACGCGCGATATTTATATCTATCGCCCTGCCGGATATCGCGCGGACGATACCTCGCAAGGATTGCTGGTGGTGTTCGACGCGCATGCCTACGTGAATACGGTGCCCACGCCTGTCATTCTCGACAACCTCATCGCAGAAGGACGAATTCCTCGCACAGCCGCGCTTATCGTGGGCGTGATCGATAGCAGCACGCGGAGCAAGGAATTGCCGCCGAGTCCCGCGTTCGCACGCTTTCTGTCCAACGAATTAATGCCGTGGGCGAAGTCGCAGGGCATATCCGCCCCGGCTGCACGCACCGTGGTCGCAGGGTCGAGTTATGGCGGGTTGGCTTCCGCATGGGCGGCACATGAAGCGCCCCAGTGGTTCGGCAACGTGCTATCGCAGTCGGGTTCTTATTGGTGGTCGCCTTCACACGGTGACGCCGCCGCACGCGAATCGGGCTGGCTGATCCGGCAGTATGCCAGCGGCCCGCGCCTGCCGGTGAAGTTCTACCTCGAGTCGGGACTATTCGAAGACCGGCGCGGGCCGACCGGCATTGGCACGTCCGGGCGGCACATGCGCGACGTATTGCGTGCCAAGGGCTACGACGTGACGTATGCATCGACGGCGACCGGACACGACTACCTCCACTGGCGCGGATCGCTCGCCTGCGGGTTGATGGCGCTCATTGGCACGCCCGGCACACTTCGTGACTTACATGCGGCACCAACAACGCCGCAGAGCCTCGCCAGCGTTTGCCCGATGCAGTAA
- a CDS encoding FRG domain-containing protein has protein sequence MDTTVVESWKDFMELSSRFEGWAFRGQQDARWHLQSSLSRYLHAYVSDKEQWRSREARAIRIFRRKAHNHVPWPELLHDDLRCLGLMQHHGAPTRLLDFTKSPFVAAFFALERATSDSAIFALNTPALYDDRARPRHAPWLTRDTIDPRVKGNMAKYFLGNDNEVVWFGEPEEMDGRLIAQSGTFVVPGVIDKPLHRILDGYESDEPLLRKIVLPVALRADAMKWLYRMNVTNASLFPDLDGLARSIAVEIEMVWPTQTLG, from the coding sequence ATGGACACCACCGTCGTCGAAAGCTGGAAGGATTTCATGGAGTTGTCCTCCCGCTTCGAAGGTTGGGCCTTTCGCGGGCAGCAGGATGCGCGTTGGCACCTGCAAAGCTCGCTCTCGCGGTATCTGCACGCCTACGTGTCCGACAAGGAACAGTGGCGAAGCCGCGAAGCGCGTGCCATCCGCATCTTCCGGCGCAAGGCGCATAACCATGTGCCGTGGCCCGAGCTGTTGCACGACGACCTGCGCTGCCTCGGGCTAATGCAGCACCACGGCGCGCCCACCCGCTTGCTGGACTTCACGAAGTCGCCCTTCGTCGCCGCTTTCTTCGCGCTGGAGCGCGCCACGAGCGATTCGGCCATCTTCGCGCTGAACACCCCCGCGCTTTACGACGACCGCGCTCGCCCGCGCCATGCACCGTGGCTCACGCGCGATACGATCGATCCGCGCGTGAAAGGGAACATGGCGAAGTACTTTCTCGGCAACGACAACGAAGTGGTCTGGTTCGGCGAGCCGGAAGAGATGGACGGCCGCCTCATCGCGCAATCGGGAACCTTTGTGGTGCCGGGCGTGATCGACAAGCCGCTGCACCGCATTCTCGACGGTTACGAGAGCGATGAGCCGTTGCTGCGCAAGATCGTGCTGCCAGTGGCACTGCGCGCGGACGCAATGAAGTGGCTCTACCGGATGAACGTGACGAACGCGTCGCTGTTCCCCGACCTTGACGGTCTGGCACGCTCGATTGCCGTCGAAATCGAAATGGTCTGGCCGACGCAGACGCTCGGCTGA
- a CDS encoding sensor domain-containing diguanylate cyclase, translating to MEFVTKDVLASCMELLLDAVFLVNEAGTLMYVSPACERILGYSSQELMGRPMIDFVAKEDRERTIEESKLVMSGHPRIGFENRYIHKDGHYVHIMWSARWSGEYGLRIGVARDVSAKKHAEALQRATYSISEAAHDAADVRSLCKAVHDTLCTLFPIDAIVVATCDAELMTWEKAYQYRDSAEIPVLDWSQAEALSTRATNARQSQWRLIEAVPDEAQAPLPGQWRCEPFSPEESAAPGKHALAVLPMYTARRAVGTLMIYGRARALQAETAQRLLAFVCDQTALAIERKQLIDDLYKAARFDELTGLPNRRTFGEFAREAVRRAQRTNGKLALLFADIDGFKGVNDSLGHAAGDVLLKEIGHRMKAGVAECGFVARHSGDEFVAIVQDAEIVERIDFAVTRLRSEIEQAISVNDASLTVRVSVGVAVFPEDGESLSELIRVADQRMYANKSERRSGGASFLERLL from the coding sequence ATGGAATTCGTAACAAAAGACGTTCTGGCGAGCTGCATGGAGTTGCTGCTGGACGCGGTATTTCTCGTCAATGAAGCCGGCACTCTTATGTATGTGAGTCCAGCTTGCGAGCGCATTCTCGGGTACTCCTCGCAGGAATTGATGGGGCGCCCGATGATCGATTTCGTGGCAAAGGAAGACCGCGAGCGCACGATTGAGGAGTCGAAGCTGGTGATGTCGGGGCATCCGCGCATTGGCTTCGAGAACCGCTACATTCACAAGGACGGTCACTACGTCCACATCATGTGGTCGGCGCGCTGGTCCGGCGAGTACGGCTTGCGCATCGGTGTGGCGCGCGATGTGTCGGCAAAGAAGCACGCCGAAGCGCTGCAACGAGCGACTTATTCGATCTCCGAAGCCGCGCACGACGCCGCGGACGTCCGCTCGCTTTGCAAGGCGGTTCACGACACGCTCTGCACGTTGTTCCCCATCGACGCCATCGTCGTTGCGACATGCGACGCCGAACTGATGACGTGGGAGAAGGCGTATCAGTACCGCGACAGTGCCGAGATCCCGGTGCTCGACTGGTCGCAAGCAGAGGCGCTTTCCACGCGGGCCACGAACGCCCGGCAATCGCAGTGGCGGCTGATCGAGGCGGTGCCCGATGAGGCGCAGGCCCCGTTGCCCGGGCAGTGGCGGTGCGAACCTTTCTCGCCAGAGGAGAGCGCGGCGCCAGGAAAGCACGCGTTAGCCGTGTTGCCCATGTACACAGCGCGGCGCGCGGTGGGCACGCTCATGATCTATGGCCGGGCCCGCGCGTTGCAGGCGGAAACCGCGCAACGCCTGCTGGCATTCGTCTGCGATCAAACCGCGCTGGCGATCGAGCGCAAGCAACTCATCGACGATCTCTACAAGGCGGCGCGTTTCGATGAACTGACCGGACTGCCGAACCGCCGCACGTTTGGTGAGTTCGCGCGCGAAGCCGTGCGTCGAGCGCAGCGCACCAACGGAAAGCTGGCGCTGCTTTTTGCCGATATCGACGGATTCAAAGGGGTGAACGACAGCCTTGGTCATGCCGCAGGCGACGTGCTGCTCAAGGAGATCGGCCATCGGATGAAGGCGGGGGTGGCGGAGTGCGGCTTTGTAGCACGTCACTCTGGCGACGAGTTCGTCGCCATCGTTCAGGATGCGGAGATTGTCGAGAGGATCGATTTCGCCGTGACACGTTTGCGCTCGGAGATCGAGCAGGCCATCTCGGTGAACGACGCGAGCCTGACCGTGCGCGTGAGCGTGGGGGTGGCGGTATTCCCGGAAGATGGCGAATCGTTGAGCGAACTTATCCGCGTTGCCGATCAGCGCATGTACGCGAACAAGTCCGAGCGCCGCTCGGGCGGGGCCAGCTTTCTGGAGCGCCTGTTGTAA
- a CDS encoding DUF2938 domain-containing protein encodes MTTALESLLFLAARALATGVCATAAMDLWAILLRRAFGLTSLDYALVGRWLGHMPAGRFAHASIGRASPVSGEKALGWFAHYAIGVGFAACFVGLAGPAWWQAPTFAPALAFGIGTIVVPFFIMQPAFGAGIAASKTPNPTQARLRSLMTHSVFGLGLYAGGWLVSLAGRAIVD; translated from the coding sequence ATGACGACCGCACTCGAATCTCTGCTGTTCCTCGCCGCTCGGGCACTCGCGACGGGCGTTTGCGCAACCGCCGCGATGGATCTATGGGCGATCCTGCTGCGTCGTGCATTCGGGTTGACGTCGCTCGATTACGCGCTGGTCGGCCGATGGCTGGGTCATATGCCGGCAGGCCGTTTCGCACACGCGAGCATCGGGCGGGCGTCGCCCGTTTCGGGGGAAAAGGCGTTGGGATGGTTCGCGCATTACGCCATCGGCGTGGGATTTGCAGCTTGTTTCGTCGGCCTCGCCGGCCCCGCGTGGTGGCAGGCGCCGACGTTCGCACCGGCACTGGCGTTCGGCATCGGCACGATCGTTGTACCGTTCTTCATCATGCAACCGGCATTCGGTGCAGGCATTGCGGCATCGAAGACGCCCAACCCCACACAGGCACGATTGCGCAGTCTCATGACGCACAGCGTTTTCGGTCTCGGCCTCTATGCGGGAGGCTGGTTAGTGAGCCTGGCGGGCCGGGCAATCGTGGACTAA
- a CDS encoding helix-turn-helix domain-containing protein, whose protein sequence is MALDIGEVVQRAGVPPSTLRYYEEKGLIAATGRRGLRRQYDASVLQTLALIALGRAAGFSLDDIAGMLLPQGKASIDRSRLTAKADDIDRTIRQLSALRDGLRHAAVCPAPEHLACPQFQRLMRLASVKGVREAKAARKTVKGTLPPAR, encoded by the coding sequence ATGGCATTGGACATAGGCGAAGTCGTGCAGCGCGCGGGGGTACCGCCATCCACATTGCGCTATTACGAAGAGAAGGGACTCATTGCGGCGACAGGACGGCGCGGGTTACGGCGTCAGTACGACGCGTCGGTGTTGCAGACCCTGGCGTTGATCGCATTGGGCCGCGCCGCGGGGTTTTCGCTGGATGACATTGCCGGCATGTTGCTGCCTCAAGGAAAGGCGAGCATCGACCGGTCGCGGTTGACGGCGAAAGCGGACGACATCGACAGAACCATCCGGCAACTGAGCGCATTGCGCGACGGGCTGCGACACGCCGCAGTCTGCCCGGCGCCGGAGCACTTGGCGTGCCCGCAATTTCAGCGGCTCATGCGGCTCGCGAGTGTAAAAGGGGTGAGGGAAGCGAAGGCGGCGAGAAAAACGGTGAAGGGCACATTGCCGCCAGCGCGTTAA